In Synechocystis sp. PCC 6714, the following are encoded in one genomic region:
- a CDS encoding NADH-quinone oxidoreductase subunit M, translating into MLSLLLILPVIGALVIGFFPGNIQAKQLRQITELFAVLTLVWSLLILFKFDINNSQLQFQEYLPWIPQLGLNYSLGVDGLSLPLVILNSLLTGVAIYSIGPNIDRSRLYYALILLINAGISGALLSQNLLLFIIFYELELIPFYLMIAIWGGEKRGYASMKFLLYTAFSGLLVLAAFLGISLLGGSYSFDYNPQVTQTFTDSAQTILLILILLGFGIKIPLVPLHTWLPDAYTEASPAVAILLGGILAKLGAYGIIRFGLQLFPQTWAQFAPVLAIIGTVTVLYGALSAIAQKDIKRMVAYSSIGHMGYILVAAAAGTELSVLGAVAQMVSHGLILALLFHLVGIVERKAGTRDLNVLNGLMNPIRGLPLTSALLITGGMASAGIPGLVGFAAEFIVFQGSFTTFPIPTLLCILASGLTAVYFVILLNRTCFGKLDNQRAYYPKVLASEMLPALVLTAIIFFLGVQPNYLVQWTQTTTNEMIAQIPHSSPAVEQLAQGAVTLPQP; encoded by the coding sequence ATGCTTAGCCTGCTGTTGATACTGCCAGTTATTGGAGCTTTAGTTATTGGCTTTTTTCCGGGTAATATACAAGCCAAACAGCTGCGACAAATTACTGAACTGTTTGCTGTTTTGACCCTTGTTTGGTCATTACTAATACTGTTTAAATTTGACATAAATAATTCCCAGTTGCAATTCCAAGAATATCTTCCCTGGATTCCCCAACTTGGTTTGAACTATAGCCTTGGAGTTGATGGACTGTCCCTACCTCTGGTTATCCTCAACAGTTTATTAACTGGAGTTGCTATCTACAGCATTGGGCCAAATATAGATAGATCAAGACTTTACTATGCTCTCATTCTGCTGATTAACGCTGGCATTTCGGGAGCCTTACTATCGCAAAATCTGCTTTTATTTATCATTTTTTATGAATTGGAGTTAATTCCTTTCTACCTAATGATTGCCATTTGGGGCGGGGAAAAGCGGGGTTATGCCTCCATGAAGTTTTTACTCTACACTGCCTTTTCCGGCTTATTGGTTTTAGCGGCTTTTTTGGGCATCAGCTTACTCGGTGGCAGTTATTCCTTCGATTACAATCCCCAAGTTACCCAAACGTTTACCGATTCTGCCCAAACCATTCTGCTCATTCTAATCTTGCTGGGTTTTGGCATTAAAATTCCCCTTGTTCCCTTACATACTTGGTTACCCGATGCCTACACAGAAGCTTCCCCTGCCGTTGCCATCTTATTGGGGGGAATTCTGGCTAAATTGGGAGCCTACGGTATTATTCGTTTCGGTTTGCAGCTATTTCCCCAAACCTGGGCCCAATTTGCTCCGGTGCTAGCCATCATTGGTACAGTGACAGTGCTTTACGGTGCCCTCTCGGCGATCGCCCAGAAAGACATCAAACGCATGGTGGCCTATAGCTCCATTGGGCACATGGGTTACATTCTTGTCGCCGCCGCTGCTGGTACTGAATTGAGCGTTCTGGGAGCAGTGGCCCAAATGGTTAGCCATGGTTTAATCCTTGCCCTACTATTCCATCTAGTCGGCATCGTCGAACGCAAAGCTGGCACCAGAGATCTGAATGTGCTGAATGGCTTAATGAATCCCATACGAGGTTTGCCCCTCACCAGCGCTCTTCTCATCACCGGGGGCATGGCCAGTGCTGGTATTCCTGGTCTGGTGGGTTTTGCCGCGGAATTTATCGTTTTTCAGGGAAGTTTCACTACCTTTCCCATTCCCACCCTACTATGTATTTTGGCCTCGGGTTTGACAGCGGTCTATTTCGTCATTCTTCTAAACCGTACCTGTTTTGGCAAGCTCGATAATCAACGGGCGTATTATCCCAAAGTATTGGCTTCGGAAATGTTGCCGGCGTTGGTATTAACAGCCATCATTTTCTTCCTTGGCGTTCAACCCAACTACCTAGTACAGTGGACCCAAACCACCACCAACGAAATGATTGCCCAGATCCCCCATAGCAGCCCCGCCGTCGAACAACTAGCCCAGGGAGCTGTTACCTTGCCACAACCCTAG
- a CDS encoding CO2 hydration protein, with protein MTTLTKNTILPPSTHAFADVIHRLEAGGSMLPDTPENLMQIIGIYKAYAVPMDFYWRDLLYIAERVFLNPLRFFKYFLPQEYLDFPNHYAGETADLRIWRGEASAHPELLEFIEKGNTTKMPKLFHHLWHDRINMEFAEACMQAMLWHGRDMGMGKFDAYLDTEEYKANADKAIRAYFKGNPPMLALYKLFPDLFLEQVKELSYYSNLGLFWEVMAPVFFEMSDIYDEGGFKGVPDAMNFLVNGIFAIAGRPIYHHVYIGDECFEIIPKSKGFTWLYEAALPYVEAVFYRTAPFRGTKSYNAQAKQVPEEQKDFHYGILYADVFPVGTAGIPPTLLMDDMLHFLPPYLIEYYQKHCRGEDDMLVQLGITFQRSMYNVTSAVIQALRTALLYPLDDPNPRHLAKNRQFFEAQMDRFLRPEARLKDIQTDRYR; from the coding sequence ATGACTACCCTGACCAAAAACACCATTCTGCCCCCCTCCACCCATGCCTTTGCTGACGTTATCCATCGCCTCGAAGCCGGTGGTTCAATGTTGCCAGATACCCCAGAAAACTTGATGCAGATTATTGGCATTTACAAAGCCTATGCTGTGCCCATGGACTTTTACTGGCGGGATCTGCTCTACATTGCCGAAAGAGTTTTTCTCAATCCCCTACGTTTCTTTAAATATTTTCTGCCCCAGGAATATTTAGATTTCCCCAACCACTATGCTGGAGAAACCGCTGATCTGAGAATTTGGCGGGGAGAAGCTTCTGCTCACCCTGAGTTGCTGGAGTTCATTGAAAAAGGCAATACCACTAAAATGCCTAAATTGTTCCACCACCTCTGGCATGACCGCATCAATATGGAGTTTGCTGAAGCCTGTATGCAAGCGATGCTCTGGCATGGCCGGGATATGGGAATGGGAAAATTTGATGCCTATTTGGATACGGAAGAATATAAAGCCAATGCCGACAAAGCCATTCGTGCCTATTTCAAAGGTAATCCTCCCATGTTGGCTTTGTATAAACTTTTCCCCGATTTGTTTTTAGAACAGGTAAAAGAACTTTCTTATTATTCTAATCTAGGTCTTTTTTGGGAAGTAATGGCTCCGGTATTTTTTGAAATGTCGGACATTTATGATGAAGGGGGATTTAAGGGGGTTCCCGATGCCATGAATTTCCTTGTTAATGGTATTTTTGCCATTGCCGGTCGACCTATTTATCACCATGTATACATTGGTGACGAGTGTTTTGAAATTATTCCTAAATCCAAGGGTTTTACTTGGCTTTATGAAGCGGCACTGCCCTATGTGGAAGCGGTCTTTTATCGCACGGCCCCCTTCCGAGGCACTAAGTCCTACAATGCCCAAGCCAAACAGGTGCCAGAAGAACAAAAAGATTTTCACTACGGTATTTTGTATGCCGATGTTTTTCCTGTGGGCACTGCGGGAATTCCCCCCACGCTGTTAATGGATGATATGTTGCACTTTTTGCCGCCCTATTTAATCGAGTATTATCAAAAACATTGCCGGGGAGAAGACGATATGTTGGTACAATTAGGCATAACTTTTCAACGGTCAATGTATAACGTTACTTCGGCGGTTATCCAAGCTCTACGAACAGCATTGCTATATCCACTGGATGATCCAAACCCAAGACATTTAGCTAAAAATCGTCAATTTTTTGAGGCGCAAATGGATCGTTTTCTCCGTCCTGAAGCCCGCTTAAAAGATATTCAAACTGATCGTTATCGTTAA
- a CDS encoding DUF4090 family protein, which translates to MVDTTKGADAIDQAIAAGIDFDGSEIPQAKLELYRQVMDLEAGRQRSGVSNTMRSRIVRIGAKHIPQVELDQKLIDAGFAPLKDKEIAFFYGGK; encoded by the coding sequence ATGGTTGACACCACTAAAGGAGCCGACGCCATTGACCAGGCGATCGCCGCTGGAATCGATTTTGACGGCAGTGAAATTCCCCAAGCCAAGTTGGAACTTTATCGGCAAGTGATGGATTTGGAAGCGGGGCGCCAACGTAGTGGGGTCAGTAACACCATGCGATCCCGCATTGTCCGCATTGGGGCCAAGCATATCCCCCAGGTTGAATTGGACCAGAAATTAATTGATGCTGGTTTTGCTCCCCTGAAGGATAAAGAAATTGCCTTTTTCTACGGCGGTAAATAA
- the psaB gene encoding photosystem I core protein PsaB codes for MATKFPKFSQDLAQDPTTRRIWYGIATAHDFETHDGMTEENLYQKIFASHFGHIAIIFLWTSGTLFHVAWQGNFEQWIKDPLNIRPIAHAIWDPHFGEGAVNAFTQAGASNPVNIAYSGVYHWFYTIGMTTNQELYSGAVFLLVLASLFLFAGWLHLQPKFRPSLAWFKNAESRLNHHLAGLFGVSSLAWAGHLIHVAIPEARGQHVGWDNFLSTPPHPAGLMPFFTGNWGVYAADPDTAGHIFGTSEGAGTAILTFLGGFHPQTEALWLTDIAHHHLAIAVIFIIAGHMYRTNWGIGHSIKEILNAHKGPLTGAGHTNLFDTINNSLHFQLGLALASLGVITSLVAQHMYSLPSYAFIAQDHTTQAALYTHHQYIAGFLMVGAFAHGAIFFVRDYDPVANKDNVLARMLEHKEALISHLSWVSLFLGFHTLGLYVHNDVVVAFGTPEKQILIEPVFAQWIQATSGKALYGFDVLLSNPDSIASTTGAAWLPGWLDAINSGTNSLFLTIGPGDFLVHHAIALGLHTTALILIKGALDARGSKLMPDKKDFGYSFPCDGPGRGGTCDISAWDAFYLAMFWMLNTLGWLTFYWHWKHLGVWTGNVAQFNENSTYLMGWFRDYLWANSAQLINGYNPYGVNNLSVWAWMFLFGHLVWATGFMFLISWRGYWQELIETIVWAHERTPLANLVRWKDKPVALSIVQARLVGLAHFTVGYVLTYAAFLIASTAGKFG; via the coding sequence ATGGCAACTAAATTTCCTAAATTTAGCCAGGATCTCGCCCAAGACCCGACTACACGGCGTATTTGGTACGGGATTGCTACGGCCCACGACTTTGAAACCCACGATGGGATGACCGAGGAAAATCTTTACCAAAAGATTTTTGCCTCCCACTTTGGACACATCGCCATCATTTTCCTGTGGACGTCTGGCACCCTCTTCCACGTTGCGTGGCAGGGTAACTTTGAACAATGGATTAAAGATCCTTTAAATATCCGCCCGATCGCCCATGCGATTTGGGACCCCCATTTTGGCGAAGGGGCTGTTAATGCCTTCACCCAAGCTGGGGCTTCTAACCCGGTTAACATTGCTTATTCCGGGGTTTACCACTGGTTCTACACTATTGGTATGACTACCAACCAAGAGCTCTACTCTGGTGCGGTCTTCCTATTAGTGTTGGCTTCCCTGTTTCTTTTTGCGGGCTGGCTACATCTCCAACCGAAGTTCCGTCCGAGCTTGGCTTGGTTCAAAAATGCTGAGTCCCGCCTCAACCACCACTTGGCTGGTTTGTTCGGGGTTAGCTCCTTGGCTTGGGCCGGTCATTTGATCCACGTTGCGATTCCCGAAGCCCGGGGTCAACACGTAGGTTGGGATAACTTTTTGTCCACTCCTCCCCACCCGGCCGGTTTGATGCCTTTCTTCACCGGTAACTGGGGTGTGTATGCGGCGGATCCCGACACCGCTGGCCACATTTTTGGTACTTCCGAAGGTGCTGGTACCGCTATCCTGACCTTCTTGGGTGGTTTCCATCCCCAAACGGAAGCTCTCTGGTTGACGGACATTGCTCACCACCATTTGGCGATCGCCGTGATCTTCATCATTGCTGGTCACATGTATCGTACCAACTGGGGCATTGGCCACAGCATCAAGGAAATCCTTAATGCCCATAAAGGCCCCCTTACCGGCGCAGGCCATACCAACCTGTTCGACACCATCAATAACTCCCTGCACTTCCAACTTGGCTTAGCCTTGGCAAGTCTAGGGGTTATCACTTCCCTGGTGGCGCAGCACATGTACTCCCTGCCCTCCTACGCCTTTATTGCCCAGGATCACACTACCCAAGCGGCCCTCTATACCCATCACCAGTACATTGCTGGATTCCTGATGGTGGGAGCCTTTGCCCACGGTGCCATTTTCTTTGTCCGGGATTATGATCCTGTCGCTAACAAAGACAACGTTCTGGCTCGGATGCTGGAGCACAAAGAAGCTCTGATTTCCCACTTAAGCTGGGTATCCCTCTTCTTGGGCTTCCATACCCTAGGTCTCTATGTCCACAACGACGTAGTGGTGGCCTTCGGTACCCCCGAAAAACAAATCTTGATCGAGCCTGTTTTTGCCCAATGGATTCAGGCAACTTCCGGTAAAGCCCTCTATGGCTTTGACGTGTTGCTCTCCAATCCTGATAGCATTGCTTCCACCACCGGTGCCGCTTGGTTACCCGGTTGGCTAGATGCCATCAACAGTGGTACTAACTCCCTGTTCTTGACCATTGGCCCTGGCGATTTCTTGGTTCACCATGCGATCGCCCTAGGGTTGCATACCACTGCCCTGATTTTGATCAAAGGTGCTTTGGATGCCCGTGGTTCCAAGCTAATGCCTGACAAAAAAGACTTCGGTTACTCCTTCCCCTGTGACGGCCCCGGCCGTGGCGGTACCTGCGACATCTCTGCTTGGGATGCCTTCTACCTGGCCATGTTCTGGATGCTAAACACCTTGGGTTGGTTGACCTTCTACTGGCACTGGAAACATCTCGGTGTTTGGACCGGTAACGTTGCTCAGTTCAACGAGAATTCCACCTACCTGATGGGTTGGTTCCGGGATTATCTCTGGGCAAACTCCGCTCAGTTGATCAACGGCTACAATCCCTACGGTGTAAACAATCTCTCCGTTTGGGCCTGGATGTTCCTCTTCGGACACCTGGTTTGGGCCACCGGCTTCATGTTCCTCATCTCTTGGCGGGGTTACTGGCAAGAGCTGATCGAAACCATCGTTTGGGCCCATGAGCGCACTCCTCTGGCCAACTTGGTTCGTTGGAAGGATAAGCCCGTTGCTCTGTCCATCGTTCAAGCCCGTTTGGTTGGCTTAGCCCACTTTACCGTTGGTTATGTCCTCACCTATGCGGCATTCCTAATTGCTTCTACAGCGGGTAAATTCGGTTAA
- the psaA gene encoding photosystem I core protein PsaA: MTISPPEREAKAKVSVDNNPVPTSFEKWGKPGHFDRTLARGPKTTTWIWNLHANAHDFDSQTSDLEDVSRKIFSAHFGHLAVIFVWLSGMYFHGAKFSNYEGWLADPTHIKPSAQVVWPIVGQGILNGDVGGGFHGIQITSGLFYLWRASGFTDSYQLYCTAIGGLVMAALMLFAGWFHYHVKAPKLEWFQNVESMMNHHLAGLLGLGSLGWTGHLIHVSLPVNKLLDAGVAPKDIPLPHEYVMDAAKMAEWFPGFAQGLTPFFTLNWGAYSDFLTFKGGLNPVTGSLWLSDVAHHHLAIAVLFIIAGHMYRTNWGIGHSMKEILEAHKGPFTGEGHKGLYEILTTSWHAQLAINLALLGSLTIIVAQHMYAMPPYPYQAIDYATQLSLFTHHMWIGGFLIVGAGAHGAIFMVRDYDPAKNVNNLLDRVLRHRDAIISHLNWVCIFLGFHSFGLYIHNDTMRALGRPQDMFSDTAIQLQPIFAQWVQHLHTLAPGATAPHALATASYAFGGETVAVAGKVAMMPITLGTADFMVHHIHAFTIHVTALILLKGVLYARSSRLVPDKANLGFRFPCDGPGRGGTCQVSGWDHVFLGLFWMYNSLSIVIFHFSWKMQSDVWGTVAPDGSVTHVTLGNFAQSAITINGWLRDFLWAQAANVINSYGSALSAYGIMFLAGHFVFAFSLMFLFSGRGYWQELIESIVWAHNKLNVAPAIQPRALSIIQGRAVGVAHYLLGGIVTTWAFFLARSLSIG, from the coding sequence ATGACAATTAGTCCACCCGAAAGAGAGGCTAAGGCCAAAGTCTCGGTTGATAACAATCCGGTACCGACTTCCTTTGAGAAGTGGGGCAAGCCGGGTCACTTCGACCGGACTTTAGCTAGAGGTCCCAAAACCACCACTTGGATTTGGAATCTCCATGCCAATGCCCATGATTTTGATAGTCAGACCAGCGATTTAGAAGATGTTTCGCGCAAAATCTTCAGTGCCCACTTTGGGCACCTCGCTGTGATCTTTGTTTGGCTGAGTGGAATGTACTTCCACGGCGCGAAATTTTCCAATTACGAAGGTTGGCTAGCTGACCCCACCCATATCAAACCCAGTGCCCAAGTGGTTTGGCCCATCGTTGGTCAAGGCATTTTGAACGGGGATGTGGGGGGCGGCTTCCACGGTATTCAGATTACGTCCGGCTTGTTCTATCTCTGGCGGGCCTCCGGTTTCACCGATAGCTATCAGCTCTACTGCACCGCCATTGGTGGTTTGGTTATGGCTGCCCTAATGCTGTTCGCTGGCTGGTTCCACTACCACGTCAAAGCTCCCAAATTGGAATGGTTCCAAAACGTGGAGTCGATGATGAACCATCACTTGGCTGGTTTGTTGGGTTTAGGTTCCCTGGGCTGGACTGGTCACTTGATCCATGTATCCCTGCCTGTGAACAAGTTATTGGATGCTGGCGTGGCACCTAAGGACATTCCTTTGCCCCATGAATATGTCATGGACGCAGCCAAGATGGCGGAATGGTTCCCAGGTTTTGCCCAAGGGTTGACCCCTTTCTTCACCCTTAACTGGGGCGCCTATTCCGATTTCTTGACCTTCAAAGGCGGTCTCAACCCCGTCACCGGTAGCCTCTGGCTTAGTGATGTAGCCCACCACCATTTGGCGATCGCCGTCCTGTTCATCATTGCTGGTCACATGTACCGCACGAACTGGGGCATCGGCCACAGCATGAAAGAGATCCTCGAAGCCCACAAGGGCCCCTTCACCGGGGAAGGTCACAAGGGACTTTATGAAATCCTGACCACTTCCTGGCACGCTCAACTGGCCATCAATCTGGCTCTGTTAGGCTCTTTGACGATCATCGTTGCACAACACATGTATGCGATGCCGCCCTATCCCTACCAGGCGATCGATTACGCCACGCAGTTATCCCTGTTTACCCACCATATGTGGATTGGCGGCTTCCTTATTGTAGGGGCCGGTGCCCACGGCGCAATCTTTATGGTGCGTGATTACGATCCCGCTAAAAACGTTAATAACCTGCTGGATCGGGTACTGCGTCACCGTGATGCAATCATTTCCCATCTCAACTGGGTATGTATTTTCCTCGGCTTCCATAGCTTCGGTCTCTACATCCACAACGACACCATGCGGGCTCTAGGCCGTCCCCAGGACATGTTTTCCGACACGGCTATTCAACTGCAACCGATCTTTGCCCAATGGGTACAGCACCTGCACACCTTGGCCCCCGGAGCCACCGCTCCCCATGCCTTGGCCACTGCCAGCTATGCCTTCGGCGGAGAAACCGTTGCCGTTGCCGGTAAAGTCGCCATGATGCCCATCACCTTGGGTACTGCCGACTTCATGGTTCACCATATCCACGCCTTCACTATCCACGTAACGGCTCTGATCCTCCTCAAAGGGGTTCTCTATGCCCGTAGTTCTCGCCTTGTTCCTGATAAGGCTAACCTCGGCTTCCGTTTCCCCTGTGATGGCCCTGGTCGGGGTGGCACCTGCCAAGTTTCTGGTTGGGACCACGTTTTCCTCGGCCTGTTCTGGATGTACAACTCCCTTTCCATCGTCATCTTCCACTTCAGTTGGAAAATGCAATCCGATGTTTGGGGTACAGTTGCTCCCGATGGCAGTGTCACCCATGTGACCCTCGGCAACTTCGCCCAGAGTGCCATCACCATCAACGGCTGGTTGAGGGACTTCCTCTGGGCCCAAGCCGCCAACGTGATTAACTCCTATGGTTCTGCCCTGTCGGCCTATGGCATCATGTTCCTCGCTGGACACTTTGTCTTCGCCTTCAGCCTCATGTTCCTGTTCAGCGGACGGGGATACTGGCAAGAGTTAATCGAGTCCATTGTTTGGGCTCACAACAAACTGAATGTGGCTCCGGCCATTCAGCCCCGCGCTTTGAGCATCATTCAAGGTCGTGCGGTCGGTGTGGCGCACTATCTCCTCGGAGGTATCGTCACCACCTGGGCGTTCTTCCTCGCCCGCAGTCTTTCCATTGGCTAG
- a CDS encoding NAD(P)H-quinone oxidoreductase subunit F — translation MLESLSQIIWLVPCYALLGAMLAVPWSPGLTRQTGPRPAGYISILMTFIALVHSLLVLSYIWQHPAIDLSFPWLQAADLKIDLDLKISTVNIAALVLITGLNLAAQIYAVGYLERDWGWARFFSLMALFEAGLCTLVLCNSLFFSYVVLEILTLGTYLLIGYWFNQSLVVTGARDAFLTKRVGDLVLLMGVVALLPLAGSWNYDDLAQWAATTDLNSTAATLLCLALIAGPLGKCAQFPLHLWLDEAMEGPIPATILRNTLVVSTGAWVLVKVQPILALSPVALTVMVVVGSLTAIGASLIAIAQIDIKRFLSYVVSAYMGLVFIAVGTGQGEIALQLILTYTFAMAILVMCVGGIILNNVTQDLTQYGGLWSRRPISGLSYLVGIVSLIALPPFGTFWAWLKLTENLAVKSPLLVGVLLLVNLLTAFNVTRGFCLIFFGEVKPMTRRSPEGLWALVLPMVITVGFALHMSLILKQANLLPNFADINWNLSLVLIMSSLIGIGSSAFVYLNPTIAKPVRLPFSPVQNFFAYDLYTDKFYKITIVAIIDSISRLINWFDKTVVDGVINLIGIATIFSGQSLKYNVSGQTQFYVLSIVLGLTLIGALLSYSLLGQAF, via the coding sequence ATGTTAGAAAGTTTGAGTCAAATCATCTGGTTAGTGCCTTGCTACGCTCTTTTGGGGGCAATGTTGGCAGTCCCTTGGTCACCGGGCTTAACTCGACAAACGGGGCCGAGGCCAGCGGGCTACATCAGCATTTTAATGACTTTCATTGCATTGGTGCATAGTCTGCTGGTGCTTAGTTATATTTGGCAGCACCCCGCCATCGACCTTTCTTTTCCTTGGTTACAGGCCGCCGACTTAAAAATTGACCTCGACTTAAAAATATCCACCGTTAACATTGCTGCCTTGGTGTTGATTACTGGTCTTAATTTGGCGGCACAAATTTATGCCGTGGGTTATTTGGAAAGGGATTGGGGCTGGGCCAGATTTTTCTCTTTAATGGCTCTATTTGAAGCTGGTTTATGCACATTAGTTTTGTGCAATTCACTATTTTTCAGCTACGTTGTTCTGGAAATATTGACCCTGGGAACCTATCTTTTAATTGGCTATTGGTTTAATCAATCCCTGGTGGTAACAGGGGCAAGGGATGCTTTCCTCACTAAACGGGTAGGAGATTTAGTTTTATTGATGGGGGTAGTAGCTTTACTTCCTTTAGCTGGTAGTTGGAATTACGATGACCTGGCCCAATGGGCTGCCACCACGGATTTAAATTCCACTGCCGCCACGCTACTTTGTCTAGCTTTAATTGCTGGGCCTTTGGGCAAATGTGCTCAATTTCCTTTGCATCTTTGGTTAGATGAAGCGATGGAAGGACCCATTCCCGCTACCATTTTGCGAAATACCTTAGTGGTATCGACGGGGGCTTGGGTGTTGGTAAAGGTGCAACCAATTCTTGCTCTTTCCCCGGTTGCTCTAACTGTGATGGTGGTTGTGGGTTCCCTAACGGCGATCGGTGCCTCTTTGATCGCCATTGCCCAGATTGATATTAAACGTTTCCTTTCCTATGTTGTTAGTGCATACATGGGTTTGGTGTTTATCGCTGTGGGCACCGGTCAAGGAGAAATTGCTCTACAACTAATTTTGACTTATACCTTTGCCATGGCAATTCTGGTCATGTGTGTTGGGGGAATTATTCTTAACAATGTTACCCAGGATTTAACTCAATATGGTGGTCTTTGGAGTCGTCGTCCAATTTCTGGTTTAAGTTATCTGGTCGGTATTGTTTCCCTCATTGCTCTACCTCCTTTTGGTACTTTCTGGGCTTGGTTAAAACTAACGGAAAATTTGGCAGTTAAATCTCCTTTGTTAGTGGGGGTACTGCTACTGGTTAACCTACTCACGGCTTTTAATGTAACCCGTGGATTTTGTTTGATTTTCTTTGGTGAAGTTAAACCCATGACCCGGCGATCGCCGGAAGGATTGTGGGCGCTGGTGTTGCCCATGGTGATCACAGTGGGTTTTGCGTTGCATATGTCTTTAATCCTGAAGCAAGCCAATTTATTACCCAATTTTGCTGATATCAATTGGAACTTAAGCTTAGTATTGATTATGTCTAGCCTGATTGGTATAGGTAGTTCGGCTTTTGTCTATCTCAACCCCACAATAGCTAAGCCGGTTCGTTTGCCGTTTTCCCCAGTGCAAAACTTCTTTGCCTATGACCTGTACACAGACAAATTCTATAAGATCACAATTGTAGCCATAATCGATTCAATTTCCCGCCTGATCAACTGGTTTGATAAGACCGTGGTGGATGGAGTGATCAATTTAATTGGTATTGCGACAATCTTCAGTGGTCAAAGTCTTAAATATAATGTCTCGGGGCAAACACAGTTTTATGTTCTTTCCATTGTTTTAGGTTTGACCTTAATTGGGGCTTTACTCAGCTACTCCCTGCTTGGTCAGGCCTTTTAA
- a CDS encoding fasciclin domain-containing protein translates to MPNIVEIAVANDQFSTLVTAVTAAGLVDVLQSPGPFTVFAPTDAAFAKLPPGTITTLVQNIPQLARILTYHVVPGKFTQADLSHLSSIDSVEGSPITIDCTEAFEVKNATVIMADIEADNGIIHVIDNVILMG, encoded by the coding sequence ATGCCTAATATTGTTGAAATTGCAGTGGCCAACGATCAATTTTCCACCCTAGTAACGGCGGTCACTGCGGCCGGTTTGGTTGACGTACTGCAAAGTCCTGGTCCTTTTACTGTGTTTGCTCCCACCGATGCTGCCTTTGCCAAACTGCCCCCCGGCACCATCACTACTTTGGTGCAAAACATTCCCCAATTGGCTCGCATTTTGACTTACCACGTGGTCCCTGGGAAGTTTACCCAAGCCGATTTAAGTCATTTATCAAGCATTGACTCAGTGGAAGGCTCTCCCATCACCATCGATTGTACAGAGGCGTTTGAAGTAAAAAATGCGACGGTGATTATGGCTGACATTGAAGCGGATAACGGCATCATCCACGTGATTGATAATGTAATCCTGATGGGCTGA